A window from Seriola aureovittata isolate HTS-2021-v1 ecotype China chromosome 14, ASM2101889v1, whole genome shotgun sequence encodes these proteins:
- the LOC130181076 gene encoding spectrin beta chain, non-erythrocytic 1 isoform X2 gives MTSVAADYDHMEIQQQYSDGVNNRWDADDWDNENSSARLFERSRIKALADEREAVQKKTFTKWVNSHLSRVSCRITDLYMDLRDGRMLIKLLEVLSGERLPKPTKGRMRIHCLENVDKALQFLKEQRVHLENMGSHDIVDGNHRLTLGLIWTIILRFQIQDISVETEDNKEKKSAKDALLLWCQMKTAGYPNVNIHNFTTSWRDGMAFNALIHKHRPDLIDFDKLKKSNAHYNLQNAFNLAEQHLGLTKLLDPEDISVDHPDEKSIITYVVTYYHYFSKMKALKVEGKRIGKVLDNAIETEKMIEKYESLASDLLEWIEQTIIILNNRKFANSLVGVQQQLQAFNTYRTVEKPPKFTEKGNLEVLLFTIQSKMRANNQKVYTPREGKLISDINKAWERLEKAEHERELALRTELIRQEKLEQLARRFDRKAAMRETWLSENQRLVSQDNFGFDLQAVEAATKKHEAIETDIAAYEERVQAVVSVAKELEAESYHDIKRITARKDNVIRLWEYLLELLKARRQRLEMNLGLQRVFQEMLYIMDWMDEMKMLLLSQDYGKHLLGVEDLLQKHALVEADIAIQADRVRNVNSNAQKFANDSEGYKPCDPQIIRDRVAHMEFCYQELTQLAAERRARLEESRRLWKFFWEMAEEEGWIREKEQILSSEDYGKDLTGALRLLSQHKAFEDEMSGRAAHLQQTIKQGDELVADNHFGADKIKERIQDIQEQWAALERLSAVRKARLQEACNQHQFQADADDIDTWMLDVLRIVSSVDVGHDEFSTQALVKKHKDVAEEIGSYRPVIEALHEQSRTLPPEKANSEEVQSRLAGIEERYKEVAELTRLRKQALQDALALYKILSEARACEVWIDEKEQWLNSMEIPEKLEDLEVVQHRFESLEPEMNNQASRVAVVNQVARQLIHSGHPSEKEIKAQQDKLNTRWSQFRDLVDQKKDSLNSALGVQNYHLECNETKSWIKEKTKVIESTQELGNDLAGVMALQRKLTGMERDLAAIEDKLGDLGKEADRLSSEHTEQSEAIKGRLAEITSVWDEMKDTMKNREESLGEASKLQQFLRDLDDFQSWLSRTQTAIASEDMPNTLAEAEKLLAQHEGIKNEIRNYEEDYQKMRDMGEMVTQGQTDAQYMFLRQRLQALDTGWNELHKMWENRQNLLSQSHAYQMFLRDTKQAEAFLNNQEYVLAHTEMPTTLEAAEAAIKKQEDFMTTMDANEEKISGVVDTGRRLVADGNINAERIQEKVDSIDQRHKKNRAAASDLLMRLKDNRDLQKFLQDCQELSLWINEKMLTAQDMSYDEARNLHSKWLKHQAFMAELQSNKEWLDKIDKDGQTLMAEKPETEAMVKEKLASLKTMWEDLESTTQTKAKCLFDANKAELFTQSCADLDKWLAGMDGQLQSDDYGKDLTSVNILLKKQQILESQVEVRQKEVEELQSQSQALSQEGKGSEEVDGQRISVERKFQSLQAPLQKRRHNLMASREIHQFNRDVEDEILWVEERMALATSTDHGHNLQTVQLLIKKNQTLQKEIQGHQPRFDDIFERSQHILREDSPTSDLIRQRLDELQSLWEQIRKETEKRHSRLSEAHEAQQYYFDAAEAEAWMSEQELYMMSEEKAKDEQSSVAMLKKHQILEQAVEDYADTVHQLSSTSRGLVAAGHPDSERIGMRQSQVDKLYAGLKDLSEERRGKLDERFRLFQLNREVDDLEQWIAEREVVAGSHELGQDYEHVTMLQERFREFARDTGNIGQERVDGVNRLADELINTGHGDAATIAEWKDGLNEAWADLLELIDTRTQILAASYELHKFYHDAKEILNRILDKHKKLPEELGRDQNTVETLQRMHTTFEHDIQALGTQVRQLQEDAVRLQSAYAGDKADDIQKREGEVLDAWKNLLEAVEGRRLKLVDTGDKFRFFSMVRDLMLWMEDVIRLIEAQEKPRDVSSVELLMNNHQGIKAEIDARNDSFTSCIELGKALLARKHYASEEIKEKLLQLTDKRKDMIDRWEDRWEWLRLVLEVHQFSRDAGVAEAWLLGQEPYLSSSLIGQSVDEVEKLIKRHEAFEKSAATWEERFAALERLTTMELLEVRRRQEEEEKRRQPTPTEAQPVDAAAQQKEGEPVSQNGLPSDQESPRENVEGGEVVNGVSEPSPAGSPGASRKGKPSQAATLPAKSQQDVSTSQLEGFLHRKHEWEGHNKKASSRSWHNVYCVINQQEMGFYKDQKSASQGIPYHSEIPISLKDAVCEVALDYKKKKHVFKLKITDGNEYLFQAKDDEEMNTWISAISSAVAGERSEVTPSSHSTPAPAARAQTLPASVASVTAESSPGKREKDKEKRFSLFSKKK, from the exons ACCGGACCTGATCGACTTTGACAAGCTGAAGAAATCAAACGCTCACTACAACCTGCAGAACGCCTTCAACCTGGCCGAGCAACACCTGGGCCTCACCAAGCTGCTGGACCCCGAGG acatCAGCGTGGACCACCCTGATGAGAAGTCCATCATCACCTACGTCGTGACCTACTACCACTACTTCTCCAAGATGAAGGCTCTGAAGGTCGAGGGGAAGAGAATCGGAAAG GTTCTGGACAACGCCATCGAGACGGAGAAGATGATCGAGAAGTACGAGTCTCTGGCGTCCGACCTGCTGGAGTGGATCGAACagaccatcatcatcctcaacAACAGGAAGTTCGCCAACTCTCTGGTGggagtccagcagcagctgcaggcctTCAACACGTACCGCACCGTGGAGAAACCACCAAA gttcaCAGAGAAAGGAAACCTGGAGGTTCTTCTGTTCACCATCCAGAGCAAGATGAGAGCGAACAACCAGAAAGTTTACACTCCTCGCGAAGGAAAACTCATCTCTGACATCAACAAG gcgTGGGAGCGTCTGGAGAAGGCGGAGCACGAGCGGGAGCTGGCTCTAAGGACGGAGCTGATTCGTCAAGAGAAGCTGGAGCAGCTCGCCCGACGCTTCGACCGCAAAGCCGCCATGAGGGAGACGTGGCTGAGTGAGAACCAGAGGCTCGTCTCCCAG gATAACTTTGGATTCGACCTCCAGGCTGTTGAAGCTGCCACTAAGAAACACGAGGCCATAGAAACAGACATCGCAGCCTACGAGGAGCGAGTTCAG GCGGTGGTTTCCGTGGCGAAGGAGCTGGAAGCGGAGAGTTACCATGACATCAAACGCATCACGGCCAGGAAGGACAACGTGATCCGGCTGTGGGAGTacctgctggagctgctgaaggCCCGCCGGCAGAGACTGGAGATGAACCTGGGCCTGCAGAGAGTCTTCCAGGAGATGCTCTACATCATGGACTGGATGGACGAGATGAAG atgctgctgctctctcaggATTATGGGAAACACCTGCTGGGTGTGGAGGACCTTCTGCAGAAACACGCTCTGGTGGAGGCCGACATCGCCATCCAGGCCGACCGAGTCCGAAACGTCAACAGCAACGCGCAGAAGTTCGCCAACGACTCCGAGG GTTATAAGCCCTGTGACCCACAGATCATCAGGGACCGAGTCGCTCACATGGAGTTCTGTTACCAGGAGCTGACCCAGCTCGCGGCTGAGCGGCGAGCTCGCCTGGAGGAGTCCCGTCGCCTCTGGAAGTTCTTCTGGGAAATGGCAGAAGAG GAGGGTTGGATCAGGGAGAAGGAGCAGATCCTGTCCTCCGAGGATTATGGGAAGGATCTGACGGGCGCGTTGCGACTGCTGAGTCAGCACAAAGCCTTCGAGGATGAGATGAGTGGGCGAGCTGCTCATTTACAGCAGACCATCAAACAGGGCGACGAGCTGGTGGCCGACAACCACTTTGGAGCCGACAAGATCAAAGAACGGATCCAGGACATCCAG GAGCAGTGGGCGGCTCTGGAGCGTCTCTCTGCCGTCCGTAAAGCTCGTTTGCAGGAGGCCTGCAACCAGCACCAGTTCCAG GCTGACGCCGATGACATCGACACATGGATGCTGGACGTGCTGCGGATCGTCTCCAGCGTCGACGTCGGCCACGACGAGTTCTCCACTCAGGCTCTGGTGAAGAAGCACAAGGACGTCGCCGAGGAGATCGGCAGCTACCGGCCCGTCATCGAGGCTCTGCACGAACAGTCCCGCACGCTGCCGCCCGAGAAGGCCAACTCTGAGGAG GTTCAGAGCCGGCTGGCGGGCATCGAGGAGCGCTACAAGGAGGTGGCGGAGCTGACGCGTCTCAGGAAGCAGGCGCTGCAGGACGCTCTGGCGCTCTACAAGATACTGAGCGAAGCCAGGGCCTGCGAGGTGTGGATCGACGAGAAGGAGCAGTGGCTCAACAGCATGGAGATCCCCGAGAAACTGGAGGACCTGGAAGTGGTCCAGCACCG GTTCGAGAGTCTGGAGCCGGAGATGAACAACCAGGCGTCACGGGTCGCTGTGGTGAACCAGGTTGCCAGGCAACTGATCCACAGTGGACATCCCAGTGAGAAGGAGATTAAAGCTCAGCAGGACAAACTGAACACCAG GTGGAGTCAGTTCAGAGACCTGGTGGACCAGAAGAAGGACAGTCTGAACTCGGCTCTGGGCGTCCAGAACTACCACCTGGAGTGCAACGAGACCAAGTCCTGGATCAAAGAGAAGACCAAG GTGATCGAGTCCACCCAGGAGCTGGGGAACGACCTGGCCGGCGTCATGGCTCTGCAGAGGAAGCTGACTGGGATGGAGCGCGACCTGGCCGCCATCGAAGACAAGCTGGGCGACCTGGGGAAAGAGGCGGACCGCCTGTCCTCCGAGCACACGGAGCAGTCTGAGGCCATCAAGGGACGTCTGGCTGAGATCACCAGCGTCTGGGACGAGATGAAG GACACCATGAAGAACCGGGAGGAGTCCCTCGGCGAGGCCAGCAAGCTGCAGCAGTTCCTGCGCGACCTGGACGACTTCCAGTCGTGGCTGTCGCGCACGCAGACGGCCATCGCCTCCGAGGACATGCCCAACACGCTGGCCGAGGCCGAGAAGCTGCTGGCCCAGCACGAGGGCATCAAGAACGAGATCCGCAACTACGAGGAGGACTACCAGAAGATGCGGGACATGGGCGAGATGGTGACGCAGGGTCAGACGGACGCCCAGTACATGTTCCTGCGGCAGCGGCTGCAGGCGCTCGACACCGGCTGGAACGAGCTGCACAAGATGTGGGAGAACCGACAGAACCTGCTGTCCCAGTCCCACGCTTACCAGATGTTCCTCAGGGACACCAAGCAGGCCGAGGCCTTCCTCAACAACCAG GAGTACGTCCTGGCTCACACCGAGATGCCCACCACTCTGGAGGCGGCCGAGGCCGCCATCAAGAAGCAGGAGGACTTCATGACCACCATGGACGCCAACGAGGAGAAGATCAGCGGCGTGGTGGACACAGGGCGCCGCCTGGTCGCTGACGGCAACATCAACGCCGAGCGCATCCAGGAGAAGGTGGACTCCATCGACCAAAG ACACAAGAAGAACCGAGCTGCTGCCAGTGACCTGCTGATGAGGCTGAAGGACAACAGAGACCTGCAGAAGTTCCTGCAGGACTGCCAGGAG ctgtccCTGTGGATCAACGAGAAGATGCTGACGGCCCAGGACATGTCGTACGACGAGGCCAGAAACCTCCACAGCAAGTGGCTCAAACACCAGGCCTTCATGGCCGAGCTGCAGTCCAACAAGGAGTGGCTGGACAAAATCGacaag gATGGGCAGACGCTGATGGCAGAGAAGCCAGAGACGGAGGCCATGGTTAAAGAGAAGCTGGCGTCCCTGAAGACCATGTGGGAGGACCTGGAGTCGACCACCCAGACCAAGGCCAAGTGTCTGTTTGACGCCAACAAGGCCGAGCTGTTCACCCAGAGCTGCGCCGACCTGGACAAGTGGCTGGCCGGCATGGACGGACAGTTGCAGTCCGACGACTACGGCAAAGACCTGACCTCCGTGAACATCCTGCTCAAGAAGCAGCAG atCCTGGAGAGCCAGGTGGAGGTGCGtcagaaggaggtggaggagctgcagagccAGTCGCAGGCCCTCAGCCAGGAGGGGAAAGGCTCCGAGGAGGTGGACGGCCAGAGGATCAGCGTGGAGAGGAAGTTCCAGTCCCTCCAGGCGCCGCTGCAGAAGAGACGACACAACCTCATGGCCTCCCGGGAGATCCACCAGTTCAACAGGGACGTGGAGGACGAGATC CTCTGGGTTGAGGAGAGGATGGCTCTGGCCACATCAACCGACCACGGACACAACCTGCAGACTGTACAGCTGCTCATCAAGAAGaaccag ACCCTGCAGAAGGAAATCCAGGGCCATCAGCCTCGCTTCGACGACATCTTCGAGCGCAGTCAGCACATCCTGAGGGAGGACAGCCCGACGTCCGACCTGATTCGCCAGCGGCTCGACGAGCTCCAGTCACTATGGGAACAGATCAGGAAGGAGACGGAGAAGCGTCACAGCCGGCTCAGCGAGGCCCACGAGGCCCAGCAGTACTACTTCGACGCCGCCGAGGCCGAGGCCTGGATGAGCGAACAGGAGCTGTACATGATGTCAGAGGAGAAGGCCAAG gaCGAGCAGAGTTCGGTGGCCATGCTGAAGAAGCATCAGATCCTGGAGCAGGCGGTGGAGGATTACGCCGACACTGTCCACCAGCTGTCCAGCACCAGCCGGGGCCTGGTGGCCGCTGGACACCCTgacag cgAGCGAATCGGGATGCGTCAGTCTCAGGTGGACAAGCTGTACGCCGGCCTGAAGGATCTGTCGGAGGAGCGTCGAGGGAAACTGGACGAGCGTTTCCGTCTCTTCCAGCTCAACAGAGAGGTGGACGACCTGGAGCAGTGGATCGCTGAGAGGGAGGTGGTGGCCGGATCCCACGAGCTGGGACAGGACTACGAGCACGTCACT ATGCTGCAGGAGCGCTTCAGAGAATTTGCCCGTGACACCGGGAACATCGGTCAGGAGCGCGTGGACGGCGTCAACCGTCTGGCGGACGAGTTGATCAACACCGGCCACGGCGACGCCGCCACCATCGCGGAGTGGAAGGACGGCCTGAACGAGGCCTGGGCCGACCTGCTGGAGCTCATCGACACCCGGACGCAGATCCTCGCCGCCTCCTACGAGCTCCACAAGTTCTACCACGACGCCAAGGAGATCCTCAACCGCATCTTGGACAAACACAAGAAGCTTCCCGAGGAGCTGGGCCGGGACCAGAACACAGTGGAGACCCTACAGAGGATGCACACCACCTTCGAGCACGACATCCAGGCTCTGGGAACACAG gtGCGGCAGCTTCAGGAGGACGCCGTCCGTCTGCAGTCGGCTTACGCTGGAGACAAAGCCGACGACATccagaagagagagggagag GTCCTGGACGCCTGGAAGAACCTGCTGGAGGCGGTGGAGGGCCGGCGGCTGAAGCTGGTCGACACCGGAGACAAGTTCCGCTTCTTCAGCATGGTGCGGGACCTGATGCTGTGGATGGAGGACGTCATCCGCCTGATCGAGGCCCAGGAGAAGCCCAG GGACGTGTCGTCGGTGGAGCTGCTGATGAACAACCACCAGGGCATCAAGGCAGAGATCGACGCCCGCAACGACAGCTTCACCTCCTGCATCGAGCTGGGCAAAGCCCTGCTGGCCAGGAAGCACTACGCTTCAGAGGAG ATTAAAGAAAAGTTGCTACAGTTGACGGACAAGAGGAAAGATATGATTGACAGGTGGGAGGACAGATGGGAGTGGCTAAGACTGG tcctGGAGGTGCACCAGTTCTCCCGGGACGCGGGCGTGGCCGAGGCGTGGCTGCTGGGTCAGGAGCCGTACCTGTCCAGCAGCCTGATTGGCCAGAGCGTGGACGAGGTGGAGAAACTCATCAAACGCCACGAGGCCTTCGAGAAGTCGGCCGCCACCTGGGAGGAACGCTTCGCCGCGCTGGAGAGGCTGACCACG ATGGAGTTACTGGAAGTGAGAAGAAggcaagaggaagaagagaagaggagacaaCCCACGCCCACTGAGGCTCAGCCCGTCGACGCTGCCGCACAGCAAAA ggagGGAGAGCCGGTGTCTCAGAACGGGCTGCCGTCCGACCAGGAGTCCCCCAGG gaGAACGTCGAAGGGGGCGAGGTGGTGAACGGGGTGTCGGAGCCCAGCCCCGCGGGGTCTCCCGGGGCGTCCCGCAAGGGCAAGCCCAGCCAGGCGGCGACTCTGCCGGCCAAAAGCCAGCAGGACGTTTCCACGTCCCAGCTGGAGGGCTTCCTGCACCGCAAACACGAGTGGGAGGGGCATAACAAGAAGGCTTCAAGCAG GTCGTGGCACAACGTGTACTGTGTGATCAACCAGCAGGAGATGGGTTTCTACAAGGATCAGAAGAGCGCCAGTCAGGGAATCCCCTACCACAGCGAGATCCCCATCAGCCTGAAGGACGCCGTCTGCGAGGTGGCGCTGGActacaagaagaagaagcacgTCTTCAAGCTCAA GATTACTGACGGGAACGAGTATCTCTTCCAAGCCAAAGATGAC GAGGAGATGAACACGTGGATCTCAGCCATCTCGTCCGCCGTGGCGGGAGAGAGGTCGGAGGTCACGCCCAGCAGCCATAGCACGCCCGCCCCCGCCGCACGCGCTCAGACGCTGCCGGCGTCCGTCGCCTCGGTGACGGCCGAGTCCAGCCCGGGCAAACGGGAGAAGGACAAGGAGAAACGCTTCAGTCTGTTCAGCAAGAAGAAATAG